A single genomic interval of Macadamia integrifolia cultivar HAES 741 chromosome 6, SCU_Mint_v3, whole genome shotgun sequence harbors:
- the LOC122081006 gene encoding xylulose 5-phosphate/phosphate translocator, chloroplastic, whose protein sequence is MKTMYTLNPLPSFPHINPNSTITFFKSDPRFSTYSYLSLPNLRSRIQCRRTPDSPSALFNKPTFQIQETGTKILNFSYPSNPTSQILETWNKTSSFSKINGFPFCIFSKPTSNLLRAASEANPGGNTEDSKPQSLQLALIFGLWYFQNIVFNIYNKKVLNLFPFPWLLASFQLFVGSVWMLFLWSLKLQPCPKISKPFIIALLGPALFHTIGHISACVSFSKVAVSFTHVIKSSEPVFSVVFSSFLGDTYPLNVWLSIIPIVLGCSLAAVTEVSFNFQGLWGAMISNVGFVLRNIYSKKSLQNFKEVNGLNLYGWISIISLFYLFPVAVFVEGSQWVEGYRRALVGIGKPSTLYLWVIISGVFYHLYNQSSYQALDQISPLTFSVGNTMKRVVVIVSSILVFRNPVRPLNALGSAIAIFGTFLYSQATTANKAKKVEGEKKR, encoded by the coding sequence ATGAAGACAATGTATACACTGAATCCCCTTCCTTCTTTTCCCCACATTAATCCAAATTCCACCATCACTTTCTTCAAATCTGACCCCAGATTCTCCACATATTCTTACCTTTCTCTTCCGAATTTACGTAGCAGAATCCAATGTCGACGAACCCCAGATTCCCCATCTGCTTTGTTCAACAAACCCACCTTCCAAATCCAAGAAACAGGGACCAAAATCCTCAATTTCAGTTACCCTTCAAATCCAACATCTCAGATCCTCGAAACATGGAACAAAACCAGCAGTTTCAGTAAAATCAATGGTTTcccattttgtattttctcaaaACCCACATCAAATCTCCTCAGAGCAGCTTCTGAGGCTAACCCAGGAGGAAATACCGAAGATTCAAAGCCACAAAGCCTTCAGCTTGCTCTGATTTTTGGTCTCTGGTACTTCCAGAACATCGTCTTCAACATCTACAACAAGAAGGTACTAAACCTCTTTCCCTTCCCTTGGTTGCTAGCTTCATTTCAGCTCTTTGTTGGATCTGTATGGATGCTCTTCCTCTGGTCATTGAAACTCCAGCCTTGCCCAAAGATATCGAAACCCTTCATTATAGCTCTCCTGGGTCCTGCTCTCTTCCACACAATAGGTCATATTTCTGCCTGTGTTTCCTTCTCTAAGGTTGCAGTGTCCTTCACCCATGTAATCAAATCATCGGAACCTGTCTTCTCAGTTGTGTTCTCATCCTTCCTTGGTGACACATACCCACTTAATGTCTGGCTCTCAATCATTCCTATTGTGCTGGGTTGTTCTCTTGCTGCAGTTACTGAAGTCTCCTTCAACTTTCAGGGCCTGTGGGGAGCTATGATCAGTAATGTGGGATTCGTTCTTAGGAATATTTATTCAAAAAAGAGCTTACAGAACTTCAAAGAAGTAAATGGGTTGAACTTATATGGATGGATAAGTATAATTTCACTGTTCTATCTGTTTCCAGTTGCTGTGTTTGTTGAAGGATCCCAGTGGGTTGAAGGGTATAGAAGAGCTCTAGTGGGTATTGGGAAACCATCGACCTTATATCTGTGGGTGATCATATCTGGGGTTTTCTACCATCTATATAATCAGTCCTCTTACCAAGCTCTTGATCAGATTAGTCCATTAACATTCTCGGTCGGAAACACAATGAAGAGGGTGGTAGTGATAGTTTCATCAATTCTGGTTTTCAGGAATCCTgtgaggcctttgaatgctttGGGATCTGCCATTGCAATCTTTGGGACTTTTCTGTACTCCCAGGCGACAACAGCTAATAAGGCAAAGAAGGTCGAAGGTgaaaagaagagatga
- the LOC122081769 gene encoding membrane-associated progesterone-binding protein 4, giving the protein MMLTKMLVASRFYVGLAVLVTLVAILLRFSMRAPIVQSRLWTTEEIALYNGTNDRLPIVLGILGSVFDVSKGRSHYGPGGAYHHFAGRDASRAFISGNFTGDGLTDSLQGLSSVEVKGVVDWRDFYFRSYTFVGKLVGRYYDNEGSPTKSLKGVEAKAARGAQLLEKQKEEEAKLPSCNSRWSQHEGGEVWCTAGYPRLVQRPLEIALTGKMSKRCVCFNEEELGKPELEIYEGCDPLSKVCKVN; this is encoded by the coding sequence ATGATGTTGACAAAGATGTTGGTGGCATCACGTTTTTATGTAGGATTAGCAGTTTTAGTCACTCTTGTCGCCATCTTGCTACGGTTCTCCATGAGGGCACCAATAGTTCAGTCAAGGCTGTGGACTACTGAAGAGATAGCTCTGTACAATGGGACTAACGACAGGTTGCCCATCGTCTTAGGGATTTTGGGCTCTGTATTTGATGTGAGCAAGGGAAGATCTCATTATGGTCCAGGAGGGGCTTACCACCACTTTGCTGGAAGAGATGCATCACGTGCATTCATTTCGGGGAACTTCACAGGGGATGGGCTGACTGACTCACTGCAAGGTTTATCAAGTGTTGAGGTGAAGGGTGTTGTGGACTGGCGGGATTTCTACTTCAGAAGCTACACTTTTGTTGGTAAACTAGTGGGCCGTTACTATGATAACGAAGGGAGTCCCACGAAATCATTGAAGGGAGTGGAAGCCAAAGCTGCTCGAGGAGCTCAGCTTTTGGAGAagcaaaaggaggaagaagctAAACTTCCAAGTTGCAATTCAAGGTGGAGTCAGCATGAGGGAGGAGAAGTCTGGTGCACTGCAGGGTATCCAAGACTAGTTCAGAGACCTCTAGAGATTGCTTTAACAGGGAAAATGAGTAAACGTTGTGTGTGCTTCAACGAAGAGGAGCTGGGTAAACCTGAACTGGAAATCTATGAGGGTTGTGATCCTTTATCTAAGGTTTGTAAAGTGAACTAA